The window AGTCAGCGCTGTTAAACCACGCTACCCGTGCCGATGCAGCGTGCGTGCGCCATCTGGGATGAGAGATCGACAAAACTATCCAAACATTTTAAGAAGTTTCCTTCTCCGCATCTCCGCGGTTCTACCAACCTCGGTGAGCACACTAGTACCGCAATATCAGCAAGCTTTTGGGTTCCCACAGTCCCATGCGTAGAGCAAAGACCAGTTTATAGAGATCGCTCGAGAGTTCTCCAAGATTTTTGAAGCTTTTAATGTTGGTGACTTTTATTCCTTGGCTTAGTGGTTAGACTTGCAAGGGATTAATTAATAAGAGAGCTTTGTTAGGGCTAGGGTCTCTTTGATAAGTTTATTGATAAAGATTATGAGGAGCATAGAAGAAGCCTAAGCCTATTGATGCTGATATGGTTGATGTTATGCTTGCttttcttgatgatgatgagtctTTTAAGTTAatgaaggatgatgatgagttGAAGGTTTTTAGTATTTTACTTAGACCGAATTAAAATTTGTGATTCATAAAAAACCAATGATTAAagattataaaagaaaaacaacactGACCTTctgtttataataaaaatttaaaaattaagaagagATCAATGatatataaccaaaatttaGTATAAAAGAGAACTTCAAtaatcatttgaaaattatcaTAGGACCAACAGGCTTGTAGCCCAGTCGTACCTCGGGTTCACTTGTTGGATGAGACATGAGTTCGATTTCTTTTGGTCGCACTCCCAAGTTCCAAGAGAGTGAATAAAAAACATTACTTTATATAATTGTATCATGACATGCAAGAGTATCCTTCTTGCACTCTCTTGTATATTCAGAGTTATTTTGTGCACATGCATTACggctcaaattttattttatattcaacAAAAGTTTTATGTTGGAATTGACActtcatgaaaaatatgtgaaatgCAATtctaataataagaaaaataaaataaaaatagagttaAAATAGATGACACAGAGATTGGTAGAAGTAAAAATTTTGGCACTTAATTAAACTctataattcaaaatgaataaaatacgTTACAAATAagattaagataaattaaataaaatagaatggAGTTTATAGAGTTTTATGTAATCGTAGAATGTTTCTTAGATTGAaaagtaaattttatataaagatAGTTAAGCCAACTATAATAAATGGGTCAGAATATTAGGTGGTTAAGGAATAACACACTTAAAAAGGATGAATGTGACTGAAATGAGAGCATTAAGATAGAATTTAAGTGTTATTaggaaaaaatcaatcaaaaaaatagatttattcAAAATTGCTAGATTGGGAATAACATCTATtactgatattttattttattttatttttttgcgcTATTAAAAAAGTTTCACTCGTAACTGGAAAAGAAAGATAACTAAAAAACTACAGATATCATATCAAAAAGCGTAAAACCAGTTGACAAAAATACTCTTCATGATTTATCTTAGGGGTCCAACTTTGTGAAATAGAGTCTCTTGTGTGATGTTTTCTATGCAACCGTAAATCTATCCTCCAAATGAATCCAGTTTCTAGGAATTATTAGCTCAACATTACAGTTATCAACTTCACCAAACAGGTTAAGGATGCAATTCTCTTGTTCCAGTCTACAATTTGAGCTCACATAATTTGTCTGAAGATGGCTGTAGACCTTACACAGTTTGCCAAGGATGTAGTTGACTCTTAGCTTAAGTTCCTTGACTCTCTATTGCAATCTTTGGTGCTTTGGCCTCAAAGTTGTGAATGTTGCAGCAACCTATAAATAAAAGTTGTTGTTAGTATAACCTATCATTGGTAAGTTAGGGAAGAATCTATTAAGATCGTTTGACGTCTGAGTCCTTTAAAACCGATAAGTACCATATAGAAATTTTTAGGTAAAATATTACGGGTAGAAGAGAGATAAATCTATATTTTGCATATGAAATTTACTTAATGATAtatctatgttttgttttatctatttttgaattttgatagAGTCAAATGTATGAGAGGACAGATGATACCGCCAAAACGCCAACCCCAAATAGTTGAGAGACTAATAACTCTATTTTATTGCAGTTGTTGCCTTTGTATGGCGAGGACCCCATGGGGCAGCCTGAGCTCGCTGGCTACGGAAAACTTTAGTAGTAACCGCCGtcaatcaatatttttatactGATCATTAATGCTTTAATAACATTTTCGTTTTGCGTTTACCAATACGTAATGCTGCGCGTTGATCGTGACCGCCCCTACCGTTCAATCGGAAATCGAACCGCCGTGGCACTGTACTCGAGATACTCCCATCGAGCCCGGTATTAAAAATCTCGGTGCAgtacccggtgacccgggcggttcatcCGGGAACCGTCGAGTTGGCCCTACGGGTCAATCGGCTCACGAATGCTTtaatacattatttaataatttattattattttcctcattaaaatcacaaatcgtgtatatttattaatattaatttataatttataatcaataaatagaattacaatatatattacaaaaattaacatttaaaaataaaatatattaatgctgttatgtaaatatttctaaaaatttaatttattataaaacaataaatgagtgtaattttattataaaaatataaaaattaaaagtatctctaattaaataaaaatataagaaaatctaaaaacaaaaataaaaactcaattgagatataagaattagtgaattaaatttttatttattttaacaaaatcaatcaatataaataaataacatcgagTAGgtgttcaataattatatattaatatattaaatttgtaaatatttaaaaatatataaaataaatgacataattagaaaacctATCGTATATAAGtgtaatttatcaatttaaatatcaaattgtgagtaggtttttataatataattatgggtttaatattatatttgctttattattaattattataatatttttatatttaattatcgaCCCCGATTCAACCTGCTCGACCCGGCCGAACACATCGACCGACCGGCTTAGCCGTCATTGTCCGGCCCGGGTCCGACAACCTGTGTAATGgtatgtgcttgagtggtttgtGGAGTCGGATGACAGTGAAGCTCATCATACCAAATCCCTAGAGTTCAGAATCGtaggtttttaataattttagtaattaaaaacaaggttttctttgcaaaaatcgtggaaattttaaaaattatataagaaaaataatgatctaaactttatgattttttaataatcagagattaaattaataatgtgtAGCATTGAaaatcttatttaaaaattactaaattttaagttttaataaagtttgaaaaattgttcaaaaacATTAATCACAATTATAGTATAGTTGACTTAAACCCCTTTTACTCGATGAGTCGGTTTTACAGCACGCGTCATTGAACGAGGAGAGGCTCGTGGTTGGGGCTAAAATacctgaaaaattaaaaaggtgcACTGAATATGGTATCGACTTTTATTTAGCTCTCGTACTGAACTCAGTTCCCTGGGTCCACACTGCTTGTAGGTTCATGCATGAGTTCCATTTCAAACTGTTTTAAGGATACCTTTAACCAACAAATCACATCCCTTATACAAATGGGCccaagttaaatatttaaagaagAGACCAGCCTTATTTATCCTGATCCTGGCTTGATTCTAATGAATTTCATTGTTATAATAAGGGACTTTAACATTCATATTttaccaaattgatttggttccATTTTTAGGTATTTCAAATCttgattataataaatatatagtttataattataatttaaaaaattataattttaatctcaaaatgttttaattaattataatgaagtctaaatttgatcaattttgttAGCttgttatataaattaattagtgTTACATTTGTTATAATGTTCAATGCTGTtgattattgttaattatttgattttttgtttttaacttaatattaatttattgatgaaatttcaaatttatgaaaataataataataataataataataataataataataataataatgcaaggACATGGACATgattcggaaaaaaaaaaacaaaacaaaacaaaaaaaacaaaaaacaaaaaacccttGAACATGCATTTGGCGGCTTCTTTTTAAGAGAAACCTTGAGTTCTCTGGAGTTCTTTGTGAACGATCCTAGAGATTAGATGACCATCACTAACTTTGCCTAAGTTCTTTTTCATCCCCACCTAGTTGTGCTATGAACACCATCTTCCTTGATTGTTTTCGTGGTCCTATTATATatctcttgttttgtttttcttgtttttggttcAATTTTTCCATGTTTAGTGGATGTTAGTTTCTATTTGTTTATCTTGTTGTATCTGACTTTATATTCAATGAAGTAACGGTTCaccaatttttatataaaagaaaaacataaatatgatttatttttattttgaattaacatgttaatttttgctttgtagaaaaacatttatatatgaaaattaagtTTGTCTTTTACTTAGGGTGTGTTTGTGTTAAGTGTATTTGGTTTAATGAAACCAAAACTTTAATTTACTGAAATCCATTGTTTGGTTTGAGCCAGATCTCAGAATCCTGACGTGAATTGGGATTACATCACATAGGTTTTGACAGATTTGGTTTCATGTCCAAATCGCGAAACCATCCTCGAGAGTTgaccaatgtatatatatacatacatgcgatacatacacatacacactgGCGCgtacatatacatttatatatttatataaacatatacgaGTAAAGcttttacacatatacatatacatactcatatacatatatgtatatatacatatacttatacatatatatacatacatatatattcatattatatatacatatacttatacatatatatacatacatatatattcatatatgtatatatacacacacacacacacacatatatatatatactcatatacatatttttacacatatacatatatatatacccatatatgtatatgtatatgtcacatacatatgtatacatatacttatataagatatatacatgtatacatacacatatgtgtatatgtatatacatacaccTACACAGACGCATATATGTATACagatatgtatatatcataCATACACATGCATGTACTTATCACAcgacatgtatatatacatatatgtatatacatatatacacacatatgcTGTACTTATCGAGATATATATtctcatgtatatatgtatatatactatatatacatatatactatacatatatatactacatATATGCGAGACTCTACACTTACTACAGATCTTTCCGTCAGACGCAAATCCTTTCAAAGCAAATTTTATAATCAAGAATTTTCGAGcatacatctaaccaaacacaagatttgaccgTACCTGATTTTTGAAAACCAAGATTTCTAATTACATTGTAATTAGAAATCCACtgtatttagaattacatccaaccaaacggccccttaatTTCTTTCATAATTAAACACCAACACAACCTAACAACTAATTATGAAAAGAGTGCACATTTATTAATTGTCAACtagaaaaatatcattattgaaacatagaaatctcacatttttaatttatcaagcAGTGTACAAAACCGTACTAGTTCTAACTTGgactttatttaattacaaaatcgAAACATCTTTCATCAACATGCAAGCACTTTTAATGTATGCTAATATGGTTTGAAATTTCAGTGCAATTAATAACACACACATGCACTTCATTCTTATGGTGGTTCAATTAAGTGCCTCTCTTAAAACTATATATCTATAAAGAGGAGTTGGCTGCACTTGCAATTTAGACATCAAATAAAGATTTGATGCAAATGAAATGACaaaatggagagagagagagagaggagcagtatatatatatatatatgcggtTATAATTAAGAGAACATAGGAAAGGATAATAGTAGATGGTCTAATAGTTGAAATTAATGTTATGTGTTGGTGTTGGTTCAAAAAGATATAGCTGAAAAACGCTATCAATTAAATCTATTTACTTGATTGAGGAGATGGAGGGAggatggtggtgatggtgagcTTTGCATTGTAGCATTtaacttgttcttcttcttcttcttctgaattCTCTTTATCACTTTCGTCTGGCGAATATCAGAGCAATATTGGTACGGCCATCAATGCACATCCATAAGAAGCAAATTCATAACCTTTAAGCTAGTTAATGGTGTAGGTATGGAAGGAGAAGCTGGCCACATGCATCAGTCAACTAAATTTCATGCAggctatttaatttaattattatatcttaatataattaatgaaacCTCTTGATTAATAACTCGAACTCGGGCTCTGGTTCGGGCTCAGGTTTTGTTCGGAATTATACGAAGTAATGTTAGTCTTAGTGTAAATAATGAATACTATGATAGAGAACTCGGGCTTGGGCTTCATTTGGTCGGATTTACATAAGGGCCCGGGAATGGGTAGCCCGACCCGTTTAACCCTAATTGTCAACATGACATTGATTGAAACCAGTGTTAAAATTTGTATTAGGATCAATGCATGGAAATGCATGAAATAATGATTATAATGACATAACAAGCCTAATCCAACCAATTGGTAGTTGGCATTTGAATGCAAGTTTAATTTTTCCATAATATGAAATCATTTTCATGTATATAACAAAGTACAGAATTTCCACTAAActtcattaattaaaaactcAATGAATGAGATGAGAGCATTTGTGGAGATCCAATTAGCAAGGAGTTAGATTTTGGTGGTTGAAGCCCTGAAGGAGAAGCATCAAGATGTCAATAGTTTGgtaatatatacatgcataaaaAAGAAGACTTGAATAGAGAGCAAGGAGAAGGTTTTTTCTAAAGCATTTAAGGTCACTTTACTTGTCACTTTTAATGCTTGGCCTGCCCTCCTTTTAATGAGTTCAATGAGACCCATTTAAGAACCCTCTTTAGTATCCAAACTTCTCTTGTTTCTTAACATGAATgacttcttctccatctcctcctccttcttctcctccaaagaagaagaagacatcaAAGTAATGGCTAAGAGGAAAGCTTTACTTGAAGAGATGAATTTTGATGATCATCCAGAGCTCTCTCTTGCTCCTTCTTTTTCTACTTTCACTGACAACACTTACACTTCTTCCACTGAGTCAGAAGCTAACTCTTGTAGGAAGAGAAAGATGCTTCATGCTAGCATTGAACTCCATCTCAATCATCCTCTTCCTTTTGATTGGGAGCAATGCTTAGACCTACAagtaatatacatatttatatatatatatatagatatatagataagtTATatctgtttttaaattttattaattatgatgatCATGTTTGTTATTACAGTCAGGGAGAGTGTATTACATGAATAGAGAAACACTAAAGAGGAGTTGGAGCAGGCCAAAGGAAAGAAAGGTAGACTTAGAGTTAAACATCTCAAGAAACTCAAGCATGGAGGAGATGATTAAGAAGGAggaggaaagcataataacaacaaGCAGCATGATTGCAGTGCCATGCTTCAACTGTCATCTTCTTGTCATGCTTTGCAAGTCTTCTCCTACGTGTCCTAATTGCAAGTATGTTTATCCTCTTCATGCACTTGAAACTCCTACCaatccttctcctcctcctcctgctCCCAAGTCCTTGGAAACCCTAAGTCTTCTCAACTAGCTTGAAGTTAGAGGATATATTTAAGCTTTGTTTATATGTTATGGAATATATTATGGTATATGTATTTAAGGTAGTGCATGCATGGGAATTATTCTAATGATCACTAGCTTGCTTATCTTTGGAGAGGTAAGTGCACAGAGTTTTGCATGTTTTGTGTGTACTGAATGAATGTTTTTTGGACAATGGAAAATGGAAAGGTGACATAGGGATAGATCCCATGCAATGTATGACTGCTTATGATAAATTTTGCTTGCAATATTTCTTGGAATTACtagtgaattatatatatatatataggaggaAAATGATAATATTGATATAGtgaaaatagaatgtaaaaattatatGGAAAACATATTTCAAAAAAGTCAAAGTTCTATGGAAATATTAATGAAGATCAATTATATTGAATATTATAGAACTTTTTTATGCATGGTATGATGGGATCATCTAGGCATTTGGGTATTATGTGAATCAAAGCTTAAATTAATCTTGAACATATCATTCTATATTTGATGATATTAATTATCCTGTTTTTCTTCAGAGAATTTTTATGATCGTTCTTTTGAGAGTAAATGTTTCACCAACTAATAATGAACAGGCTTATGTGACTTTGCCAAGATTTTCTTAATAATTCATTTATAACGTTTGTATGGAAATACGGAAGACTAGTACTTAAGctcaaacaataataatattaactatATAGTACTCCACACAACAACCATCAAAAATGGAAAAGTATTTTCCTATTAGATAAATATTTCACTCATTgataacaatataaacaaaactcCATAATAAATATTCTCCGGAAAATGACTTACCAACTTAcaatacaattattatttatataaatatgacttattatatatatatatataatttcaattgtaaaaataattttttttctattttgaaactTGAGTagattcaattattattaaaaaaatattttattattatagtatGGTGAGATGAGATTTATGAATGTCCTTGATGAAGGCAGCAACGTACAGAAGGCTTTGGGCCATTCCATTTCCAATATCTCTTCCATGCGGTGCATAACAGGTCCatgaaaagtaaattaaaagTACACGAACATATGTAGTAAAACCGTCCTTGTCACAAGCCatgcaaagttttttttttttttactgtgggtaagttttttttttgaaataattaagtgCTTCTCaatatataaagttttatatatacataaactataatttatCACATCcagtataataaaataatttaaataatcactcttttaaatatttactgatGATCATGCCAACAACCTTTATGTCTATTGACATTGGATCCTCTGCATATGTTGTTTGTGTTCTTATTGAGAAGACATAATCGATTGATATATTAATTCTATATTTGTACATATTCTCAAtatgacttatttattttgtgaaaaaaataaattaaacaaaattacatCTGATCAAGTTAAAATAAAGAGGATTCAATTCGGGATTTTATGAGCAGACTTCCTATGGCTCCCTTGAGTAACCTCCCTGATTGGAACACGCTTATTAACAACACTGTAGCGCACCTCTccaatgagaatgatggaaaatCTTGGATCCTTTCGACTAATGGTCGATTTTCGGTGAAAACATTCTATAACTTTTTGAATGATGGAGGCTTGCGTTGTCACAAAACTCCTGTAATCCTGAAAAGTGTTTGTCCTAAAAAGATTAATCTATTCAACTGGCTAGCTTGGGATAACAAAATCTTAACCCTCGAGAATCTTGCAATGCGCAGGTGTAACCTCCTTCAATCTACTGCCTGTGTGTTGTGCCATGCCGGGGTTGAAACTGCTGATCACCTCCTTCTTCACTGTCCCTTTGCCTTGCATATTTGGACTTTCTTTGGCCAACTCTTTGGGGTTCGCCATTGGCCTAGGTCCCTCGTGGATCTCTGGGGAGATTGGAGAAGAATGATTCCCAAACCCCTAATTCCTTTTTGGGATTTGCTTGTGAGAGCCATTAATTGGAATATatggcttgaaagaaatgcaCGCATTTTTAATTCCAATTGTCTCTCGTCTGTTTCCATCATTATGAAGATTGTTCGTATGTTAATTTCTTGGTTTGATGCAGCGCCGGAGCCTAAAAAGGCAAAACTTGAGGTTCCAGTATCCAAGATCAAGAGAAGTCTAGAGTTTCTGAGCCCCAGAATTGCTGAGCAGTCTGTTCTGCCGCCGAGGCCTCATTCCCCGGGCGAGACTTAGCGCTAGTGTCATGTACCCCTAAAggatctcctcctcctctagggtctttcttctcttttctcttcttctttttctttttgtaggaCCTTGGTCTTTCTTCTCTTACCACTCCTGGTGGTGCTTTTTTTGTAGAAGCTTTGGCTCTTTGCTAACGCATGTGGTTCATccacttttttcaaaaataaaaaaaaaaaataaataaataaatatataaggaGGTGAGAATTTAGCGGTAAAATCAAGGGAGCCAAGTCAAGAGTGCTAATTACATAGGTGCACGTACCAAATAAACAAGATAGGATCATTTATGACAAACATTTATATTATCAGtaagaatataataaatatataattaatacttaaaaatattaatttattttaaaaataattaaaaataaattaaaacaagttAAACCCAGAACAAAATATGTGGCTTGCAAAAGTATGCGCATGGGTGAAATGTACGAGCAAcatttcttctattttaatatttttcataaaattttattatatattatttaaaatttatatatcttctaataaaaaaactgaaaattgccaaaaacacccccaaaATTTACAATATGCACAGCTTCTCCCTCTAAATTtaaatatccataaaaaccccttccttttgaatataatgatttttaaaccCCCAAGCATCTAACGGTGTTTGAcagaattaattttaaattttttagacgaaattatcccttgcgtgggaagttgtgcCAAGTACGACAtagtttgactataatgcccttgggtgcaa is drawn from Dioscorea cayenensis subsp. rotundata cultivar TDr96_F1 unplaced genomic scaffold, TDr96_F1_v2_PseudoChromosome.rev07_lg8_w22 25.fasta BLBR01000340.1, whole genome shotgun sequence and contains these coding sequences:
- the LOC120254092 gene encoding uncharacterized protein LOC120254092, which codes for MNDFFSISSSFFSSKEEEDIKVMAKRKALLEEMNFDDHPELSLAPSFSTFTDNTYTSSTESEANSCRKRKMLHASIELHLNHPLPFDWEQCLDLQSGRVYYMNRETLKRSWSRPKERKVDLELNISRNSSMEEMIKKEEESIITTSSMIAVPCFNCHLLVMLCKSSPTCPNCKYVYPLHALETPTNPSPPPPAPKSLETLSLLN
- the LOC120254088 gene encoding uncharacterized protein LOC120254088, which encodes MAPLSNLPDWNTLINNTVAHLSNENDGKSWILSTNGRFSVKTFYNFLNDGGLRCHKTPVILKSVCPKKINLFNWLAWDNKILTLENLAMRRCNLLQSTACVLCHAGVETADHLLLHCPFALHIWTFFGQLFGVRHWPRSLVDLWGDWRRMIPKPLIPFWDLLVRAINWNIWLERNARIFNSNCLSSVSIIMKIVRMLISWFDAAPEPKKAKLEVPVSKIKRSLEFLSPRIAEQSVLPPRPHSPGET